Within Phycisphaerales bacterium, the genomic segment GGCAAAGACTGCTCGGTCCCGGCGCGCTCGCGGCGCGCGTCGTGTGGGAACTGAAGCTCGACTTGGCGCTGATCCTCTTCTCGTTTGTGCTCGCGGTGTACATGGAGGTGGTTCTTGGCGCGGCCGGACTGGGAGGCGTGGCCCGGCTGGGGGTGCGCGCCACGCCACGGGCGGCCGGGTGGATCCGCATACTCCGTGGTGCGCTGCTCTCGCTGGATGACGCCGCGCAGGTAGGGCGGGCCGCACTTGCCTGGCGCAAGCGTGGAATGGCTGACCGTGTGGATGATCTGCCGGCGGCGCCCGTGTATCGCTTTCACCCGCGGGAGTGGACCCCCGGGGATCATCTCGCGATCTGGCTCGCGGTGGTGTGCATTGCACTGCTGCTGTGCGCCCCCCTGCTTGTGTCGTTGCCGCTCGGCGAGGTGGGGCAACTGCTCCTCGACGAGTTACAACCGTTCCCACTGGCGGAGTGAGCCGCGGGTCTGGCCAGCCGCCCGCCGTGTGCCTATCTTACGGGTCGGACGACTGACGCAATCCTGTTCGGGAGACCGAGGTATGCTGCGAATCATCGTAGCCGGCACTGCGACGGTGCTGTGTTTGACGGGCTGCGCGCACACCGGCCTGCGTGGCCATGCTGGGCAATATGAGCGTACGTTTCAGGATGAGGTCGGAGTGTGGGGCAACGCCAACGAAGTCACTCTGCTGCGGGGCTCGGAGGTCAGCAAGCTGTCGATCCTTGGCGATGCCAACCGGGTCACGATCGAGAACGGCGCGACGATCCGTAAGCTCGAGATCGCCGGCCGCGACAACGTTGTGGAATACCCCGACGGCGAACGCTTCGAGTACAACTATCTCGGCATTCACAACCGTCTGATACGCAAACCCGTGCCGACACCACCGCCGCTCAGTCCGATCGAGGATATACCGGCTGAGCCCCCACCCCCACCCGTCGAAACCGGTGATCCACACTCCTAGGCCGGAGTGCGGTGCAACCATGCTTGAGACGGCGGGTACCATGGATTGGGTCGGCGGACGATCCGTGCACGCGGATCCACTGAACCATGCCACCCTCGCAGTACGCGAGGGGAGGAACTGTCGTGTATGAATGCCGCCAAGAACACAGGGAGCGATGGTTGGAATCGGCCACACGCCACCGACGCAGCACCTTCCCGTCAGCATGGGGCGCTGCCCTGACTGTCGGCGCACTGCTGCTGACCGCGTGCGATGCGCCCCCACCCGCCCGGGAAGGACCGCAAACCCGTCCGGCCGAACGTTCCACTGCACAGGCCGAACCCGGGACCGACCGGACCGCCACGCGCGACGCCTCCCAGTCCGACACACCCTTCACGACGCAACCCATTACGACGCAGCCCGCAGCGACGCAACCGGCCACGACACAGCCCGAGCGGGCGCCCTCCGAGCCGCCCCCCAAGTACGTGACGATCCTCAAGCAGTTCGATGCCGAGCGCCCCGCCGAGTTGACTGCCCGCATCGAGCGCGGCAATCGCCTGGTCATTGACACACGCAATGTCGAGCGACTGGAAATCCACCGCGACGAACTCGACTTTGCCCCGCAACGGTCCATCGCCCTCATGCTCGACGGGCAGCCCTTTGAATGGCTCCCCCGTTCGACCGTGAACCGGTTTGAGCGTTCGGCCAATGGGGTCTGGGCGCCGCTGCCGTAGCGGCCCCCCCGGGCCTGACTGGGGCCAGCGTCCGTATGACCGCATCGGAACCGCAGTACGTTTCGCGCGGAGGAGTCAAGCTGGCAGCCGCCCTGCGCGCCTTCCGCATCGACCCGCACGGCTGGACGGCCATCGACCTTGGTAGTCATGTCGGGGGATTCGTGGACTGCCTGCTGAAGCACGGCGCAGCTCGCGTGCATGCCGTGGACCCTGGGTACGGAATTCTCGACTACGCCCTCCGCCGTGATCCGCGGGTCGTCGTGCATGAACGCACCAATGCGCTGCGCTTCGTGCCACCGGAACAGGCCGACCTGGTTACCGTCGACGTGGGTTGGACCGCCCTGCGGCTCATCCTGCCGCTGTTGCGGCGGGCGCTGCGGCCAGAGGCACCCGGGGGCGCAATCGTGCTGGTCAAACCGCAGTACGAGGCGGCCCCCGCGGCTCGACCCGGTGGGGTTGTCGCCGAAGACCGGTTGGCGGAGGTGCTGGTGGAGTGCCGGGGGGAGGTGGCTCGCATCGGTTTCGAAGTCCGCGCCGAAATCGAGAGTCCCCTGCGTGGTCACGGTGGGAATCGCGAGTTTCTCTGGCACCTTTTCGATACAGTCACCTTACGTCCGACAGCGGGCGCCCCATGAACATCGAGGCGTGACTCCACTCGGTGCCACGCTTGTCGCCATCGGTTAGACTTGTGCCGTATGAAGAGAACTGTGGCGCAGGAGCCGCGCCGGTTACTGTTGATACTCCCCAATTGGGTCGGCGACGTCGTAATGGCGACACCCGTGCTGGCCGCGCTGCGCACCCGGCTGCCCGGGACCCACATCGCCTTTCTGCACCGCCCCTACGTGGAGGAAGTGTTCGCGGGAGGCGGGTGGCATGACGAGGCCCTGACATGGCCGACGGGCGGGGGTTTCCGGCGCGAGGCGCGGCAGTTCGCGCTCGCAAGTCGGCTGCGTGCCGCACGCTTTGACGCGGCCCTGCTGCTGACCAATTCGTTACGGTCGGCCCTGCTGACATGGTGGGCAGACATCCCGCGGAGGATCGGGTACGCCCGCGACGGCCGGGGACCGCTGCTAACCGACCGTCTGCCCGTGCTGAGGTCCGAGGGAGAGTACACGCCAACCCCACTCGTGCCGTACTACGGGCGGTTGGCGGAAGTGCTGGGCGTGCCCCTGGTGGACCGGCGGTTGCGGCTGGTCGTTACGCCCGGGCAGGAACAGGCCGGGCAGGCGTTGCAACGACATTATGGACTGCAACCCGGTCAGTATGCCGTGCTCAATCCGGGTGCGGCCTTCGGCAGCGCAAAGTGCTGGCTTCCGGAGCGGTTTGCGGCTGTCGCGGATGAACTGTACGGAAGCCACCGGTTGCGCTGTATCGTGACCGGAGCGCCGGGCGAGGCCCCGCTCATGCAGGCAATCGCCGCGCACGCGAAAAGAGAACTCACCTGTGCCCTGCAGCCCGGGACGACACTGGGGAGTCTCAAGGTTCTGATCCGGGATGCGGCGTTGTTGGTCTGCAACGACACCGGCCCACGCCACTACGGCAACGCATTCGGAGTCCCCACGGTGACGATCTTCGGTCCGACCCACCAGGCGTGGACGGACACGGACTACGCCGATGAACTGAAGCTGCAAGCCCCCGTACCGTGTGGTCCGTGCCAACTGCGTCAGTGCCCACTTGATCTGCAGTGCATGCACGAGGTGACGGTTGCACAGGCATTGCACGCTGCGCAGACATTGCTGGATCGACGGCGCCGTGCGATCCTGGCGGAGGTGCCTGACGCGCCCGCCGAACGATTCCTCGGGTGAGCACAGGCATGCTGTTTACGGAACACATTCGCATGGATCCGGCCTACCGCGAGCCGCTGCGGAGGTGTGGTCTGGACACCGTCGAGCGGGTGCTACAGCGGATCGATGGGCGTGTGGCTGCGTGGAGCCGCTCCACGGATACGCTGTACGTCCCGGGTGCGGGCCCGCAGGAGCCCGGCTTCTATGTGAAACGTCATTTTTTTCGATCGTGGCGCAAGCGGTTCCGCGGAGCGCTGCGCGGGACCTTTTTCGGCATGCAGCGCGGGCAGGCCGAATACCTCGCGCTGAACGCAATGCGCAACGTGGGAGTGCCGGCCGTGCGGGCGGTCGCGTATGGTGAGCGGCGGGTGGCACACTTTCTGACGGCTTGCTTTCTCATTACGGAGGAGGTGCCCGGGGCGCAGAACCTGACCAGCTATGCGCTCGACATCGCACGGGGGACCCGCACGCTGACACCAACCCAGCGACACACATGGATCGATGCGCTCGCCGATGCGCTCGCAGACATGCACGCGACGGGCTGCTCGCACGGGAACCTCTTCTTCCGCAACATCATGGTCCGGCCAAGTCCGTCCGGTTCACCGGAGTTCTTTTTCCTTGATGCCCAACCGTTGCGGCCGTGGGAGCGCCTGGGTACGCCAGGGGTGACCTGGTGGATTCGGGAACTTGCGCAGGTTGCGGTTTCCGCGCTGCGCTTCACACACCGGACGGAACGCCTGCGTTTCCTCCGCCGGTATCTGCGTGAATCGGTATCGCCGGAAACACTGAAGGGACAGATCGAGCAGATCGAAAGATTGGCAGAGCAGTGGCGCAAGCACGAGGAGCGCCGCATCCGGCTGAGTGCGTTGTTCGAGCAATGGAACCTGCGACTGGCCGCTGAACTCGGTGCGGTCTCCCCGCCCCCGCATGCGGAGCCCACGCAGTGAGCCGACTCGTGCTGTTGCGCCAGGACTGGGCAGCGCGTCTGCCTGGTGGTCCGGATGACCTACAGCGGCTGCTGGTCGCAGCTCCCATGGAGGGCGATCCGGCCGGTACTTGGGAGCCGTTGACGAAGCCCGGGCTGGGCGGGCGTGAACGCTGGCGGTGGCGGCTGCCGGACGGCCGGACCGTGCTGTACGTCAAACGATATACCCGTACGCCACTGCGAGCGGACGTGGACCGTATTCTACGCCAGCACCCTGCCCATAGTCGCGCCTGGTGGGAATACACCGAGTCGGCGCAGCTCGAGACACAGTACGTCGCAGCGGTGAAGGCAATCGGCGTAGCGGAGGACATGCTGGGCTGGCGCGAGCAGCGCAGCGTGGCACTCTTTGAGGCCTTACCGGGTGAAGCCCTCGACCGGGCGTGGCAGCGCTTGACGGCCATGGGGGCCGCAGTGACCCGCGGCGCGCCGCGGCTTGACCTGGTGCGGCGATTGGCTCGCTTCCTCTCGGCTTTTCACCAGACCGGCGCTCGACACCGGGACCTGTACCTTTGCCACATCTTTGCCGAACTGGACTCATCCGGCCGCAGGCCTCCACGTTTTGCCCTGCTGGACCTGGCGCGCATCTTGCGTCCACGCGTGCGGCGCATGCGCTGGCTGCTGAAGGACCTTTCGCAGCTCGACGCCTCCGCCCGTGAGTGTGGCGCCAGCCGGGCGGACCGGCTGCGTTTCCTGACGGTCTATCTCGGGTTAGAGCCAGGCGCTCCGCGCATCCAGTGGCACGCACGGAAGATCGTCCGCCGCAGCGATCACCTCCTGCGGCGCATCGCGCGACGCGCGGCGCGCCAAGTGCCGTCGGGGGCGTCATGAGAGTCGCCATCGTACAGCAGCACGTCGATCCACAGCGCGGCGGGGCCGAAACTTCCACCGTGGAGATGGCGCGGGCGCTGGCTGCCGCCGGGCTGCATGT encodes:
- a CDS encoding DUF3060 domain-containing protein, yielding MLRIIVAGTATVLCLTGCAHTGLRGHAGQYERTFQDEVGVWGNANEVTLLRGSEVSKLSILGDANRVTIENGATIRKLEIAGRDNVVEYPDGERFEYNYLGIHNRLIRKPVPTPPPLSPIEDIPAEPPPPPVETGDPHS
- a CDS encoding TlyA family rRNA (cytidine-2'-O)-methyltransferase, whose translation is MTASEPQYVSRGGVKLAAALRAFRIDPHGWTAIDLGSHVGGFVDCLLKHGAARVHAVDPGYGILDYALRRDPRVVVHERTNALRFVPPEQADLVTVDVGWTALRLILPLLRRALRPEAPGGAIVLVKPQYEAAPAARPGGVVAEDRLAEVLVECRGEVARIGFEVRAEIESPLRGHGGNREFLWHLFDTVTLRPTAGAP
- the waaF gene encoding lipopolysaccharide heptosyltransferase II; this encodes MKRTVAQEPRRLLLILPNWVGDVVMATPVLAALRTRLPGTHIAFLHRPYVEEVFAGGGWHDEALTWPTGGGFRREARQFALASRLRAARFDAALLLTNSLRSALLTWWADIPRRIGYARDGRGPLLTDRLPVLRSEGEYTPTPLVPYYGRLAEVLGVPLVDRRLRLVVTPGQEQAGQALQRHYGLQPGQYAVLNPGAAFGSAKCWLPERFAAVADELYGSHRLRCIVTGAPGEAPLMQAIAAHAKRELTCALQPGTTLGSLKVLIRDAALLVCNDTGPRHYGNAFGVPTVTIFGPTHQAWTDTDYADELKLQAPVPCGPCQLRQCPLDLQCMHEVTVAQALHAAQTLLDRRRRAILAEVPDAPAERFLG